One part of the Arabidopsis thaliana chromosome 4, partial sequence genome encodes these proteins:
- a CDS encoding FAD-binding Berberine family protein (FAD-binding Berberine family protein; FUNCTIONS IN: electron carrier activity, oxidoreductase activity, FAD binding, catalytic activity; INVOLVED IN: response to oxidative stress; LOCATED IN: apoplast, plasma membrane, plant-type cell wall; EXPRESSED IN: 26 plant structures; EXPRESSED DURING: 14 growth stages; CONTAINS InterPro DOMAIN/s: FAD-binding, type 2 (InterPro:IPR016166), Berberine/berberine-like (InterPro:IPR012951), FAD linked oxidase, N-terminal (InterPro:IPR006094); BEST Arabidopsis thaliana protein match is: FAD-binding Berberine family protein (TAIR:AT4G20840.1); Has 35333 Blast hits to 34131 proteins in 2444 species: Archae - 798; Bacteria - 22429; Metazoa - 974; Fungi - 991; Plants - 531; Viruses - 0; Other Eukaryotes - 9610 (source: NCBI BLink).) has product MLTTPPRTFVSVPFFFFFLLFLSLPLSSFSQSNSVYNSFLKCFSDKTKSPQSQITDNVFSQTNPAFSSVLRAYIRNARFNTSSTLKPTIIITPRSESHVSAAVTCSKTLNFLLKIRSGGHDYDGLSYISDKPFFILDMSNIRDVSVDIASNSAWISAGATLGEVYYRIWEKSRVHGFPAGVCPTVGVGGHLSGGGYGNMVRKFGLSVDYVEDAKIVDVNGRVLDRKAMGEDLFWAITGGGGGSYGVVLGYKVKLVPVPSVVTVFRVEQYMDSGAVDMVHKWQSVGPKTDPNLFMRMLIQPVTRKKVKTVRASVVALFLGRADEVVALLSKEFPELGLKKENCSEMTWFQSALWWDNRLNATQVDPKVFLDRNLDTSSFGKRKSDYVATAIPKKGIESLFKKMIELGKIGLVFNPYGGKMAEVAVNAKPFPHRNKLFKIQYSVNWKENSAEIEKGYLNQAKVLYSFMTGFVSKNPRSSYFNYRDVDIGVNDHGANSYKEGEVYGRKYFGENFDRLVKIKTAVDPGNFFRNEQSIPTLKSKA; this is encoded by the coding sequence ATGCTCACGACACCTCCACGAACCTTTGTCTCtgtccctttcttcttcttcttcctcctcttcctttCTCTACCTCTCTCATCTTTCTCTCAATCGAACTCTGTATACAACTCTTTCCTCAAGTGTTTCTCCGACAAGACGAAATCTCCACAATCCCAAATCACTGACAATGTCTTCTCTCAGACAAACCCTGCTTTCTCCTCCGTTCTTCGTGCTTACATCCGCAATGCGAGGTTCAACACTTCCTCTACTCTTAAACCCACCATCATAATCACTCCTCGCTCCGAGAGCCACGTCAGCGCCGCCGTCACTTgctcaaaaaccctaaatttccTCCTCAAAATCCGAAGCGGCGGCCATGACTACGATGGTCTCTCTTACATTTCCGACAAACCATTTTTCATCCTCGACATGTCGAATATCCGTGACGTCTCTGTAGATATCGCCTCGAATTCGGCATGGATCTCCGCCGGAGCGACTCTCGGAGAGGTTTATTATCGGATTTGGGAGAAAAGCAGAGTCCATGGATTCCCCGCCGGAGTTTGTCCGACGGTTGGTGTTGGTGGGCATTTAAGCGGCGGTGGTTACGGTAACATGGTGAGGAAGTTTGGATTATCTGTGGATTACGTTGAGGATGCCAAGATCGTCGATGTAAACGGTCGGGTTTTAGATCGGAAAGCAATGGGTGAGGATCTTTTCTGGGCGATTaccggtggaggaggaggtagCTACGGCGTCGTTTTGGGATACAAAGTCAAGCTTGTTCCTGTGCCATCGGTCGTTACGGTGTTTAGAGTGGAGCAGTATATGGATTCAGGAGCTGTGGATATGGTTCACAAATGGCAATCGGTTGGTCCGAAAACTGATCCGAATCTGTTTATGAGAATGTTGATTCAACCAGTGACGAGGAAGAAGGTAAAGACTGTGAGAGCTTCTGTGGTTGCTCTGTTTTTAGGCAGAGCAGATGAAGTTGTTGCTTTGCTTAGTAAGGAGTTTCCTGAATTGGGTTTAAAGAAGGAGAATTGTTCGGAGATGACTTGGTTTCAGTCTGCTTTATGGTGGGACAATCGTCTTAATGCTACTCAGGTTGATCCTAAAGTGTTTCTTGATCGGAATCTCGATACCTCGAGTTTCGGTAAGAGGAAATCGGATTACGTCGCGACTGCGATTCCGAAGAAAGGGATTGAGTCTTTGttcaagaagatgattgaGTTAGGGAAAATCGGGCTTGTTTTCAATCCGTATGGAGGGAAAATGGCGGAGGTTGCGGTTAACGCGAAGCCGTTTCCACATCGAAACAAGCTTTTCAAGATTCAGTACTCTGTGAACTGGAAAGAAAACTCTGCAGAGATAGAGAAGGGGTACTTGAATCAGGCTAAGGTGCTTTACAGTTTCATGACCGGGTTTGTGAGCAAGAATCCTAGGAGTTCTTACTTCAATTACCGGGATGTCGATATCGGTGTGAATGATCATGGGGCGAATAGTTACAAGGAAGGAGAGGTGTATGGAAGGAAGTATTTCGGAGAGAATTTCGATCGATTAGTGAAGATTAAAACCGCGGTTGATCCCGGGAATTTCTTCAGGAATGAACAGAGTATACCTACCTTGAAAAGTAAGGCATAA
- a CDS encoding FAD-binding Berberine family protein (FAD-binding Berberine family protein; FUNCTIONS IN: electron carrier activity, oxidoreductase activity, FAD binding, catalytic activity; INVOLVED IN: response to oxidative stress; LOCATED IN: mitochondrion, apoplast, plasma membrane, vacuole, plant-type cell wall; EXPRESSED IN: 26 plant structures; EXPRESSED DURING: 14 growth stages; CONTAINS InterPro DOMAIN/s: FAD-binding, type 2 (InterPro:IPR016166), Berberine/berberine-like (InterPro:IPR012951), FAD linked oxidase, N-terminal (InterPro:IPR006094); BEST Arabidopsis thaliana protein match is: FAD-binding Berberine family protein (TAIR:AT4G20840.1); Has 4327 Blast hits to 4201 proteins in 643 species: Archae - 38; Bacteria - 1800; Metazoa - 2; Fungi - 1615; Plants - 732; Viruses - 0; Other Eukaryotes - 140 (source: NCBI BLink).): protein MLTTPPRTFVSVPFFFFFLLFLSLPLSSFSQSNSVYNSFLKCFSDKTKSPQSQITDNVFSQTNPAFSSVLRAYIRNARFNTSSTLKPTIIITPRSESHVSAAVTCSKTLNFLLKIRSGGHDYDGLSYISDKPFFILDMSNIRDVSVDIASNSAWISAGATLGEVYYRIWEKSRVHGFPAGVCPTVGVGGHLSGGGYGNMVRKFGLSVDYVEDAKIVDVNGRVLDRKAMGEDLFWAITGGGGGSYGVVLGYKVKLVPVPSVVTVFRVEQYMDSGAVDMVHKWQSVGPKTDPNLFMRMLIQPVTRKKVKTVRASVVALFLGRADEVVALLSKEFPELGLKKENCSEMTWFQSALWWDNRLNATQVDPKVFLDRNLDTSSFGKRKSDYVATAIPKKGIESLFKKMIELGKIGLVFNPYGGKMAEVAVNAKPFPHRNKLFKIQYSVNWKENSAEIEKGYLNQAKVLYSFMTGFVSKNPRSSYFNYRDVDIGVNDHGANSYKEGEVYGRKYFGENFDRLVKIKTAVDPGNFFRNEQSIPTLKNEKGMLLPEPGKARRWSRVGGATVVATVVLHVF from the exons ATGCTCACGACACCTCCACGAACCTTTGTCTCtgtccctttcttcttcttcttcctcctcttcctttCTCTACCTCTCTCATCTTTCTCTCAATCGAACTCTGTATACAACTCTTTCCTCAAGTGTTTCTCCGACAAGACGAAATCTCCACAATCCCAAATCACTGACAATGTCTTCTCTCAGACAAACCCTGCTTTCTCCTCCGTTCTTCGTGCTTACATCCGCAATGCGAGGTTCAACACTTCCTCTACTCTTAAACCCACCATCATAATCACTCCTCGCTCCGAGAGCCACGTCAGCGCCGCCGTCACTTgctcaaaaaccctaaatttccTCCTCAAAATCCGAAGCGGCGGCCATGACTACGATGGTCTCTCTTACATTTCCGACAAACCATTTTTCATCCTCGACATGTCGAATATCCGTGACGTCTCTGTAGATATCGCCTCGAATTCGGCATGGATCTCCGCCGGAGCGACTCTCGGAGAGGTTTATTATCGGATTTGGGAGAAAAGCAGAGTCCATGGATTCCCCGCCGGAGTTTGTCCGACGGTTGGTGTTGGTGGGCATTTAAGCGGCGGTGGTTACGGTAACATGGTGAGGAAGTTTGGATTATCTGTGGATTACGTTGAGGATGCCAAGATCGTCGATGTAAACGGTCGGGTTTTAGATCGGAAAGCAATGGGTGAGGATCTTTTCTGGGCGATTaccggtggaggaggaggtagCTACGGCGTCGTTTTGGGATACAAAGTCAAGCTTGTTCCTGTGCCATCGGTCGTTACGGTGTTTAGAGTGGAGCAGTATATGGATTCAGGAGCTGTGGATATGGTTCACAAATGGCAATCGGTTGGTCCGAAAACTGATCCGAATCTGTTTATGAGAATGTTGATTCAACCAGTGACGAGGAAGAAGGTAAAGACTGTGAGAGCTTCTGTGGTTGCTCTGTTTTTAGGCAGAGCAGATGAAGTTGTTGCTTTGCTTAGTAAGGAGTTTCCTGAATTGGGTTTAAAGAAGGAGAATTGTTCGGAGATGACTTGGTTTCAGTCTGCTTTATGGTGGGACAATCGTCTTAATGCTACTCAGGTTGATCCTAAAGTGTTTCTTGATCGGAATCTCGATACCTCGAGTTTCGGTAAGAGGAAATCGGATTACGTCGCGACTGCGATTCCGAAGAAAGGGATTGAGTCTTTGttcaagaagatgattgaGTTAGGGAAAATCGGGCTTGTTTTCAATCCGTATGGAGGGAAAATGGCGGAGGTTGCGGTTAACGCGAAGCCGTTTCCACATCGAAACAAGCTTTTCAAGATTCAGTACTCTGTGAACTGGAAAGAAAACTCTGCAGAGATAGAGAAGGGGTACTTGAATCAGGCTAAGGTGCTTTACAGTTTCATGACCGGGTTTGTGAGCAAGAATCCTAGGAGTTCTTACTTCAATTACCGGGATGTCGATATCGGTGTGAATGATCATGGGGCGAATAGTTACAAGGAAGGAGAGGTGTATGGAAGGAAGTATTTCGGAGAGAATTTCGATCGATTAGTGAAGATTAAAACCGCGGTTGATCCCGGGAATTTCTTCAGGAATGAACAGAGTATACCTACCTTGAAAA ATGAGAAGGGAATGTTGTTGCCTGAGCCGGGAAAGGCCAGACGGTGGTCACGAGTTGGAGGAGCCACCGTAGTTGCGACGGTGGTCTTACATGTCTTCTAG
- a CDS encoding FAD-binding Berberine family protein (FAD-binding Berberine family protein; FUNCTIONS IN: electron carrier activity, oxidoreductase activity, FAD binding, catalytic activity; LOCATED IN: apoplast, plasma membrane; EXPRESSED IN: 21 plant structures; EXPRESSED DURING: 10 growth stages; CONTAINS InterPro DOMAIN/s: FAD-binding, type 2 (InterPro:IPR016166), Berberine/berberine-like (InterPro:IPR012951), FAD linked oxidase, N-terminal (InterPro:IPR006094); BEST Arabidopsis thaliana protein match is: FAD-binding Berberine family protein (TAIR:AT4G20830.2); Has 4588 Blast hits to 4445 proteins in 696 species: Archae - 38; Bacteria - 1910; Metazoa - 4; Fungi - 1681; Plants - 781; Viruses - 0; Other Eukaryotes - 174 (source: NCBI BLink).) — protein MIATQTFVSVFFFVFFLVSLPFFSSAAPPSSDSIYESFVQCFSDKTKSPQAQITDNVFSRTNPSFSSVLRAYIRNGRFNTSSTPKPAIIVTPRSDIHVSAAVTCSKSLNFLLKIRSGGHDYEGLSYISDKPFFILDMSNLRDVSVDIADQSAWISAGATLGEVYYRIWEKSKVHGFPAGVCPTVGVGGHISGGGYGNMLRKFGLSVDNLIDAKIVDVNGQILDRKSMGEDLFWAISGGGGASFGVVLGYKVKLVPVPETVTVFRVEKYMDSGAVDMVHKWQSVGPKTDRNLFLRMLIQPVTRKKVKTVRATVVALFLGRAEEVVALLGKEFPELSLKKENCSEMTWFQSALWWDNRVNPTQIDPKVFLDRNLDRANFGKRKSDYVASEIPRDGIESLFKKMTELGKIGLVFNPYGGKMAEVTVNATPFPHRSKLFKIQYSVTWQENSVEIEKGFLNQANVLYSFMTGFVSKNPRNAYLNYRDVDIGVNDHGTNSYEEGEVYGRKYFGDNFDRLVKVKTAADPDNFFRNEQSIPTVLSKA, from the coding sequence ATGATTGCAACACAAACCTTTGtctctgtctttttctttgtcttcttcctcgtaTCTCTCCCTTTCTTCTCATCCGCAGCACCTCCGTCTTCTGATTCTATCTACGAATCATTCGTTCAATGTTTCTCCGACAAGACAAAATCTCCACAAGCCCAAATCACCGACAATGTCTTCTCTCGGACAAACCCTTCTTTCTCCTCCGTCCTTCGTGCTTACATTCGAAATGGCAGGTTCAACACTTCATCTACGCCAAAACCAGCTATCATCGTCACTCCTCGCTCCGATATCCACGTCAGCGCCGCCGTCACTTGctcaaaaagtttaaatttccTTCTCAAAATCCGAAGTGGTGGCCATGATTACGAAGGTCTCTCTTACATCTCTGataaaccattttttataCTCGACATGTCGAATCTCCGTGATGTCTCTGTTGATATCGCCGATCAATCAGCTTGGATCTCCGCCGGAGCAACTCTTGGTGAGGTTTATTACAGAATTTGGGAGAAAAGCAAAGTCCATGGATTTCCCGCCGGAGTTTGTCCCACGGTTGGTGTTGGTGGACATATAAGCGGTGGTGGTTACGGTAATATGTTGAGGAAATTCGGATTATCAGTTGATAACTTGATCGATGCGAAGATCGTTGATGTTAACGGTCAAATTTTAGACCGGAAATCGATGGGTGAGGATCTTTTTTGGGCTATTTCCGGTGGAGGAGGGGCTAGCTTCGGCGTCGTTTTGGGTTACAAGGTCAAGCTCGTTCCTGTGCCAGAAACTGTTACAGTCTTTAGGGTGGAGAAGTATATGGATTCAGGAGCGGTGGATATGGTTCACAAATGGCAATCCGTTGGTCCAAAAACCGACCGGAATCTATTTTTGAGAATGTTGATTCAACCGGTGACGAGGAAGAAGGTAAAGACTGTGAGAGCTACTGTGGTGGCTCTGTTTTTAGGCAGAGCAGAGGAAGTTGTTGCTTTGCTTGGTAAGGAGTTTCCTGAATTGAGTTTAAAGAAGGAGAACTGTTCGGAGATGACTTGGTTTCAGTCAGCTTTATGGTGGGATAATCGTGTTAACCCTACTCAGATTGATCCTAAAGTGTTTCTCGATCGGAATCTTGATAGAGCGAATTTCGGAAAGAGGAAATCGGATTACGTTGCGAGTGAGATTCCTAGAGATGGGATTGAGTCTTTGTTCAAGAAGATGACTGAGCTGGGGAAAATCGGGCTTGTTTTTAATCCGTATGGTGGGAAAATGGCGGAGGTTACGGTTAACGCGACGCCGTTTCCGCACCGAAGCAAGCTTTTTAAGATTCAGTACTCGGTGACTTGGCAAGAAAACTCTGTCGAGATAGAGAAGGGTTTCTTGAATCAGGCTAACGTTCTTTATAGTTTCATGACCGGGTTTGTGAGCAAGAACCCTAGAAATGCTTACTTGAATTACCGAGATGTCGATATAGGTGTGAATGATCATGGTACGAATAGTTATGAGGAAGGAGAAGTGTATGGAAGGAAGTATTTTGGAGATAATTTTGATCGATTAGTAAAGGTTAAAACAGCGGCTGATCCAGATAATTTCTTCAGGAATGAACAGAGTATACCTACCGTGCTTAGCAAGGCATAG